In the genome of Nocardia sp. NBC_00416, one region contains:
- a CDS encoding glutamate-5-semialdehyde dehydrogenase, which produces MTVETTADFDMRAAVHEAARRARVASRVLAQLTTAQKNEALHAAADALLAAADTVLEANGEDLVAAKSAGTEDSLLDRLRLTKDRIDGIASGLRQVAALPDPVGVVERGSTLPNALEIRQIRVPLGVVGMVYEARPNVTVDAFGLTLKSGNAALLRGSSSAARSNAALVAVIRAALTAVELPADAVQLLPSSDRSSVLHLIQARGLVDVVIPRGGAGLINAVVRDAQVPTIETGTGNCHVYVHSGADLDMAEEILINAKTRRPSVCNAAETVLIDAAIADTAVPRLARALADKGVTLHGDLDGMVPATDKDWGEEYLTLDIAVKVVDDLDAAVEHINTWGTGHTEAIVTGELAAADEFTRRVDAAAVMVNASTAFTDGEQFGFGAEIGISTQKLHARGPMGLPELTSSKWVVRGSGQIRAV; this is translated from the coding sequence ATGACGGTAGAGACCACCGCTGATTTCGATATGCGCGCGGCCGTGCACGAGGCCGCCCGGCGGGCCCGGGTCGCTTCCCGGGTGCTCGCCCAGCTCACCACCGCCCAGAAGAACGAGGCCCTGCACGCCGCCGCCGACGCGCTGCTGGCCGCCGCCGACACCGTCCTGGAAGCCAACGGCGAGGATCTCGTCGCCGCGAAGTCGGCGGGAACCGAGGATTCGCTGCTGGACCGGCTACGGCTGACCAAGGACCGGATCGACGGGATCGCCTCGGGCCTGCGTCAAGTGGCCGCCCTGCCCGACCCGGTGGGTGTCGTGGAGCGCGGGTCCACACTGCCCAACGCGCTGGAGATCCGGCAGATCCGGGTGCCGCTCGGTGTGGTCGGCATGGTCTACGAGGCACGGCCGAACGTCACCGTCGATGCGTTCGGTCTGACCCTGAAATCGGGGAACGCGGCACTATTGCGCGGGTCGTCCTCGGCGGCCCGATCGAACGCGGCGCTGGTCGCGGTGATCCGCGCGGCGCTGACCGCGGTGGAGCTTCCGGCCGACGCGGTGCAACTGCTGCCGAGCTCGGACCGCTCCAGCGTGCTCCATCTGATCCAAGCCCGCGGGCTGGTGGACGTGGTGATCCCGCGCGGCGGGGCCGGTCTGATCAACGCCGTGGTGCGCGACGCCCAGGTCCCGACCATCGAGACCGGAACCGGCAACTGCCACGTCTACGTGCACTCGGGCGCCGACCTGGATATGGCCGAAGAGATCCTGATCAACGCCAAGACCCGCCGTCCCAGTGTGTGCAACGCCGCCGAAACGGTGCTGATCGACGCCGCCATCGCCGATACCGCGGTCCCGCGGCTGGCCCGGGCGCTCGCCGACAAGGGGGTCACTCTGCACGGTGATCTCGACGGAATGGTGCCGGCCACCGACAAGGACTGGGGCGAGGAGTACCTGACCCTGGATATCGCGGTGAAGGTCGTCGACGATCTCGACGCCGCGGTAGAGCACATCAACACCTGGGGTACCGGACACACCGAGGCCATCGTCACCGGCGAATTGGCCGCGGCCGACGAATTCACCCGCCGGGTCGACGCCGCGGCCGTGATGGTGAACGCGTCCACCGCGTTCACCGACGGCGAGCAGTTCGGGTTCGGCGCAGAGATCGGCATCTCCACCCAGAAGCTGCACGCTCGCGGACCGATGGGGCTGCCGGAACTCACTTCGTCCAAATGGGTGGTCCGGGGCTCGGGTCAGATCCGGGCTGTGTAA
- a CDS encoding AAA family ATPase: MEPASSPTPPVQEPIFTSVDDVLRRLADTGYLADKATATSVFLADRLGKPLLIEGPAGVGKTELARAVAQTAGAELVRLQCYEGVDEARALYEWNHAKQILRIQASSENDWAETKADVFTEEFLLSRPLLTAIRRTDPTVLLIDETDKADVEIEGLLLEVLSDFAVTVPELGTITAARTPFVVLTSNATRELSEALKRRCLYLHLDFPDEDLERRILASRVPELPQAVATQLVRIVHVLRGMQLKKLPSVAESIDWARTLLALGHTDLDDATVRDTLGVVLKHRSDHQRALAELKPA; the protein is encoded by the coding sequence ATGGAACCCGCGAGTTCCCCCACCCCGCCGGTTCAGGAGCCGATCTTCACATCGGTCGACGATGTGCTGCGTCGCCTCGCCGACACCGGGTACCTGGCCGACAAGGCCACCGCGACGTCGGTCTTCCTGGCCGACCGCCTCGGCAAACCGCTGCTCATCGAGGGACCGGCGGGAGTCGGGAAAACCGAGCTGGCCCGCGCCGTCGCGCAGACCGCGGGCGCCGAGCTGGTGCGGTTGCAGTGCTACGAAGGCGTGGACGAGGCGCGGGCGCTCTACGAATGGAACCACGCCAAGCAGATCCTGCGGATCCAGGCGTCCAGTGAGAACGACTGGGCCGAAACCAAGGCCGATGTCTTCACCGAGGAATTCCTGCTGTCGCGTCCGCTGCTCACCGCGATCCGGCGTACCGACCCGACGGTCCTGCTCATCGACGAAACCGATAAAGCCGATGTGGAGATCGAGGGACTGCTGCTGGAAGTGCTCAGCGATTTCGCGGTGACCGTTCCGGAGCTCGGCACCATCACCGCGGCCCGCACCCCGTTCGTGGTCCTGACCTCCAACGCCACCCGCGAGCTGTCCGAGGCGCTCAAACGGCGCTGCCTCTACCTGCATCTGGACTTCCCGGACGAAGACCTGGAGCGGCGGATCCTGGCGAGCCGAGTGCCCGAGCTCCCGCAGGCGGTCGCCACCCAGCTCGTGCGGATCGTGCATGTACTGCGCGGGATGCAGTTGAAGAAGCTGCCCTCGGTCGCCGAATCGATCGACTGGGCCCGCACTCTGCTCGCGCTCGGCCACACCGATCTCGACGACGCCACCGTGCGCGACACTCTCGGCGTGGTGCTCAAACACCGCAGTGACCATCAGCGTGCGCTGGCGGAACTGAAACCGGCCTGA
- a CDS encoding vWA domain-containing protein produces MVTEDQPPAPHGLPGHLVGFVEALRARGIPVGPSETVDAGRVLSVLDLMDREAVREGLACALLRRGTHRGTYDGLFDLWFPVAIGERSAAADVEIPYREDGRVDVPELRRMLAEMLADEGSGAQQALMAAQLVEQLGQYQSARGASFSSYQALKEVQPQTLLAQILAAMATPGMSDFDTEIARRAGRARIEKFRRTVEAETRRRVAERIGRERVASYGVARQAEEVDFLRASQAELAELKRSTQRLARILASRLAVRRRHAKRGEIDLRKTLRKSMSTGGVPIGLVNRKPRPGRPELVLLCDVSGSVAGFSNFTLLLVSALREQFSKVRIFAFVDHTDEVTRFFDPHTPLDEAMQRIFAEADIVGFNGHSDYGSALTSFADEFPDAVTSRSSLLILGDARTNYRDPELATLGGLVEVAKHAHWLNPEPRSNWGSGDSAADRYQRVIEMHECRSAAQLTAVVSRLLPV; encoded by the coding sequence GTGGTCACCGAGGACCAGCCGCCGGCCCCGCACGGTTTGCCGGGGCATCTGGTCGGTTTCGTGGAGGCGCTGCGCGCGCGGGGGATACCGGTGGGACCCTCCGAAACCGTCGACGCGGGGCGAGTCCTGTCGGTGCTGGACCTCATGGACCGGGAAGCGGTGCGGGAAGGGCTGGCCTGCGCCCTGCTGCGGCGCGGCACCCATCGCGGCACTTACGACGGGTTGTTCGACCTGTGGTTCCCGGTCGCGATCGGTGAACGCAGCGCCGCGGCGGATGTCGAGATCCCGTACCGGGAGGACGGCCGGGTCGACGTCCCCGAACTGCGCAGGATGCTGGCCGAAATGCTCGCCGACGAGGGTTCCGGGGCCCAGCAGGCGCTGATGGCCGCGCAGCTGGTGGAACAGCTGGGCCAGTACCAGTCGGCGCGCGGCGCGTCCTTCTCGTCGTACCAGGCGCTCAAGGAGGTGCAGCCGCAGACGCTGCTCGCACAGATCCTGGCGGCGATGGCCACCCCGGGTATGAGCGATTTCGACACCGAGATCGCGCGCCGCGCCGGCCGGGCCCGGATCGAGAAGTTCCGTCGCACCGTGGAGGCCGAGACCCGGCGGCGGGTGGCCGAACGGATCGGACGCGAGCGGGTCGCCTCTTACGGGGTGGCCCGGCAGGCCGAGGAAGTGGATTTCCTGCGCGCTTCGCAGGCCGAACTGGCCGAGTTGAAGCGCAGCACGCAGCGACTGGCGCGGATTCTGGCGTCGCGGCTGGCGGTGCGCCGGCGGCACGCCAAACGCGGCGAGATAGATCTGCGCAAAACTCTGCGCAAATCCATGTCCACCGGCGGCGTCCCGATCGGCCTGGTCAACCGCAAACCCCGGCCCGGCCGCCCGGAGCTGGTCCTGCTGTGCGATGTCTCGGGGTCGGTCGCGGGATTCAGTAATTTCACGCTTCTGCTGGTCAGCGCGCTGCGGGAGCAGTTCTCGAAGGTCCGGATCTTCGCGTTCGTGGACCACACCGACGAGGTCACCAGGTTCTTCGATCCGCACACGCCGCTGGACGAGGCCATGCAGCGGATCTTCGCCGAGGCCGATATCGTCGGCTTCAACGGCCACTCCGACTACGGCAGCGCGCTGACGAGTTTCGCCGACGAGTTCCCCGACGCGGTCACCAGCCGCAGTTCACTGCTCATCCTGGGTGACGCGCGCACGAACTATCGCGACCCCGAGCTCGCCACCCTGGGCGGACTGGTCGAGGTCGCCAAGCACGCGCACTGGCTCAATCCCGAACCGCGCTCGAACTGGGGGTCCGGCGACTCCGCCGCCGACCGGTATCAGCGGGTCATCGAGATGCACGAATGCCGGTCCGCCGCCCAGCTCACCGCCGTGGTCTCCCGGTTGCTGCCGGTCTGA
- the nadD gene encoding nicotinate-nucleotide adenylyltransferase, translated as MRGTGQGGLKLGVMGGTFDPIHHGHLVAASEVAHRFDLDEVIFVPTGQPWQKSDREVSPAEDRYLMTVIATASNPRFSVSRADVERSKVTYTVDTLRDLHAQYPGAELYFITGADALGSILTWQDWAELFELAKFVGVSRPGYELNIDHLAEHLRGMPEGAVTMIEIPALAISSSECRRRAAEGRPVWYLVPDGVVQYISKRHLYVPAGAEGSGSVNEVLA; from the coding sequence ATGCGCGGAACAGGCCAGGGCGGACTCAAGCTGGGGGTGATGGGCGGGACCTTCGATCCCATCCACCACGGTCACCTGGTCGCGGCCAGTGAGGTCGCGCATCGGTTCGACCTCGACGAAGTTATCTTCGTACCCACCGGCCAGCCGTGGCAGAAGTCGGACCGGGAAGTCAGCCCCGCCGAGGACCGGTATCTGATGACGGTGATCGCCACCGCGTCCAATCCGCGGTTCTCGGTCAGCCGGGCCGATGTCGAGCGCAGCAAGGTCACCTACACCGTGGACACCTTGCGCGATCTGCACGCCCAGTACCCCGGCGCCGAGCTGTACTTCATCACCGGGGCGGATGCGCTGGGCAGCATCCTCACCTGGCAGGATTGGGCCGAACTGTTCGAGCTCGCGAAATTCGTGGGCGTCAGCCGGCCGGGGTACGAGTTGAACATCGACCATCTCGCCGAGCATCTGCGGGGTATGCCCGAGGGCGCCGTCACGATGATAGAGATCCCCGCGCTGGCGATCTCGTCGAGCGAATGCCGCCGCCGCGCGGCCGAGGGGCGGCCGGTCTGGTACCTCGTACCGGACGGGGTCGTGCAATACATATCGAAGCGGCACCTGTATGTGCCGGCCGGAGCGGAAGGTAGTGGAAGTGTGAACGAGGTGCTGGCATGA
- the rsfS gene encoding ribosome silencing factor, which translates to MTASAEAVQLATLAALAADEKLAADVVVLDVSEQLIITDCFVIGSAPNERQVNAIVDNVEEKLRAAGHKPVRREGTREGRWALLDYVDVVVHIQHNDERNFYALERLWKDCPTVAVEGIGAAPPAGEERPGDTE; encoded by the coding sequence GTGACCGCATCGGCCGAGGCGGTGCAGCTCGCGACCCTCGCGGCCCTGGCCGCGGACGAGAAACTGGCCGCCGATGTGGTCGTGCTGGACGTCTCCGAACAATTGATCATCACCGACTGCTTCGTGATCGGTTCGGCGCCGAACGAGCGCCAGGTGAACGCCATCGTCGATAATGTCGAAGAGAAACTGCGCGCGGCCGGCCACAAACCGGTACGCCGGGAAGGGACCCGCGAGGGCCGCTGGGCACTCTTGGACTATGTCGACGTGGTGGTGCACATCCAGCACAACGACGAACGTAATTTCTATGCGCTGGAACGGTTGTGGAAAGACTGCCCCACCGTTGCGGTCGAGGGGATCGGCGCGGCACCGCCCGCCGGAGAAGAAAGACCTGGAGATACCGAGTGA
- a CDS encoding histidine phosphatase family protein has product MTQKTGARTLILLRHGQTEWNANDRMQGQIDTDLTDLGRRQAKEAARELVSHKAVGLVASDLTRAYDTALALSEHSGLEIVREPRLRETHLGDWQGMGDVEVDSRYPGARLEWRMDATFTPPGGESKLEVGARALPVVQELFAERQDWPGATMILVAHGGLIAALTAALLDLPPRNWPALGGLANASWVQLSSHGPSLEKPGWRLDVWNAAAKVAPDVI; this is encoded by the coding sequence GTGACACAGAAAACCGGTGCGCGCACCCTGATCCTGTTGCGCCACGGGCAGACCGAATGGAACGCCAACGACCGGATGCAGGGGCAGATCGACACCGATCTCACCGATCTGGGCCGTCGGCAGGCGAAAGAGGCGGCACGGGAACTGGTTTCCCACAAAGCCGTCGGTCTCGTCGCCTCCGACCTCACACGCGCGTACGACACCGCGCTGGCCCTGTCCGAGCATTCCGGCCTCGAGATCGTCCGCGAGCCGCGGCTGCGGGAAACCCATCTCGGCGACTGGCAGGGAATGGGTGATGTGGAAGTCGATTCCCGCTATCCCGGCGCCCGGCTGGAATGGCGGATGGACGCGACGTTCACCCCGCCCGGCGGCGAATCCAAACTGGAGGTCGGCGCCCGGGCACTACCCGTCGTACAGGAACTCTTCGCCGAGCGGCAGGATTGGCCCGGCGCCACTATGATTCTCGTGGCGCACGGCGGGCTGATCGCCGCGCTCACGGCCGCGCTGCTCGACCTGCCGCCCCGGAACTGGCCGGCCCTCGGGGGCCTGGCCAACGCCAGTTGGGTGCAGCTGAGCAGCCACGGCCCGAGCCTCGAGAAGCCCGGCTGGCGTCTCGATGTGTGGAACGCAGCGGCGAAAGTAGCACCCGATGTCATCTGA
- the octT gene encoding diglucosylglycerate octanoyltransferase, which yields MRAVAGAAPSADSEDARPVLLVIADSLSYFGPKGGLPADHPRIWPNLVAAELGWDVELVGRIGWTCRDAYWALIGDPRVWAAVPRAGAVVFAVGGMDSLPSPLPTALRELIRYVRPSGLRRVVRSVYQWIQPRAAKLGRPVALPPEVSVDYLEQCRTALAHLRPELPVVAVLPSVHDCAAYGRVHSGREPAVRALEAWSARTGVPLVDLKAAVHDNIFSGDANPDGIHWGWDGHTEVARAMMKTLQEVG from the coding sequence GTGCGGGCTGTCGCGGGCGCGGCCCCCTCGGCGGATTCCGAGGATGCGCGGCCGGTACTGCTGGTGATCGCCGATTCGCTGTCGTATTTCGGCCCCAAGGGTGGCCTCCCGGCCGATCATCCGCGGATCTGGCCGAATCTGGTGGCGGCCGAACTCGGTTGGGATGTCGAGCTCGTCGGTCGTATCGGCTGGACCTGCCGCGACGCCTACTGGGCGTTGATCGGCGACCCGCGCGTCTGGGCGGCGGTGCCGCGTGCGGGCGCGGTGGTCTTCGCGGTGGGTGGAATGGACTCGCTGCCCTCGCCGCTGCCCACCGCGCTCCGGGAGCTCATCCGCTACGTCCGGCCCTCGGGTCTGCGGCGCGTAGTGCGTTCGGTGTACCAGTGGATCCAGCCCCGGGCCGCGAAACTCGGCCGTCCCGTCGCGCTGCCACCCGAGGTGAGCGTCGATTACCTGGAACAGTGCCGGACGGCGCTGGCGCACTTGCGGCCCGAACTGCCCGTGGTGGCGGTACTGCCGTCGGTGCACGATTGCGCGGCCTACGGCCGGGTGCACAGCGGCCGCGAGCCGGCGGTCCGGGCACTCGAGGCGTGGTCGGCGCGGACCGGTGTGCCGCTGGTGGATCTGAAGGCGGCCGTCCACGACAACATCTTCTCCGGCGACGCCAACCCGGACGGGATCCACTGGGGCTGGGACGGGCACACCGAGGTCGCCAGGGCAATGATGAAAACACTGCAAGAGGTCGGGTGA
- a CDS encoding DegV family protein → MAVVVVTDSSASLPAGLIGELGIQVVPLHVLVGDRAIREGVDDVAIDYASDSVTTSGPSPGELHRAYTDALARSGGDGVVAVHLSRQLSATWESGRQAVQEMDAGVPVRLVDSLGAGLATGFPALAAARCAAAGGALEAVYRAAVRAAESSRTFFMVNRTEQLRRGGRLSTAAGFFGSELVSKPVLQLVQGRLELRDKVRTRSKAFAKLIAAAEEAAGAGAAAVGVQHLGAAEAAETVTAQLRERIPQIAEVLTAEFGPALAVHLGVGAIGVLVLPGGCG, encoded by the coding sequence GTGGCGGTCGTAGTCGTCACCGATTCGTCCGCCAGCCTGCCCGCGGGACTGATCGGCGAGCTGGGTATCCAGGTGGTGCCCCTGCACGTCCTGGTGGGTGATCGGGCGATTCGGGAAGGCGTCGACGACGTCGCCATCGATTACGCCTCGGATTCGGTGACCACATCCGGGCCGTCGCCGGGGGAACTCCACCGCGCCTACACCGATGCCCTGGCCCGCAGCGGCGGCGACGGCGTGGTGGCGGTCCATCTGTCCCGGCAGCTGTCGGCGACCTGGGAGTCCGGTCGGCAGGCTGTTCAGGAGATGGACGCCGGTGTGCCGGTGCGGCTGGTGGATTCGCTCGGGGCGGGTCTGGCGACCGGGTTCCCCGCGCTGGCCGCGGCACGGTGCGCGGCCGCCGGTGGTGCGCTGGAGGCGGTGTACCGCGCGGCTGTTCGCGCCGCGGAGAGTTCGCGCACCTTCTTCATGGTGAACCGCACCGAACAGTTGCGGCGCGGCGGTCGGCTCAGCACCGCGGCCGGATTCTTCGGCAGCGAACTGGTGAGCAAGCCGGTTCTGCAGCTGGTGCAGGGGCGGCTGGAGTTGCGGGACAAGGTGCGCACCCGTTCGAAGGCGTTCGCGAAGCTGATCGCGGCGGCCGAGGAAGCCGCGGGTGCCGGAGCGGCCGCGGTGGGCGTGCAGCATCTGGGCGCGGCCGAAGCCGCCGAGACGGTGACAGCTCAGCTGCGGGAGCGTATTCCGCAGATCGCGGAGGTTCTCACGGCCGAGTTCGGGCCCGCCCTCGCCGTACATCTCGGCGTCGGCGCGATCGGCGTGCTGGTGCTTCCCGGTGGGTGCGGCTGA
- a CDS encoding ComEA family DNA-binding protein, with product MARDDERERVRRQLGGHLGAPPRSDPASGARPWPDAALTDGDDAVRTPRWLDDEPEPPGWRDRLIPGRFRGARLDAGRRGVVTMAGIALLAGLVTAVLVLWEHPVAQSVPPLPAANPAALSVDSPLPETPSTTPDSPPPPASPPASASAELVVSVVGLVHRAGLVRLPPGARVADAIAAAGGAFDGADLAGLNLAQRLVDGDQVRVGAGEPGSPPVGSATVSGGARGPASAAEPNSATPAAGIPVDLNAATEADLDALPGVGPVTAKAIVAWRETNGRFTDVEQLAEVDGIGPTRLARLRALVTV from the coding sequence ATGGCACGAGACGACGAGCGGGAACGGGTACGCAGGCAACTGGGCGGGCATCTCGGCGCCCCTCCGCGCAGCGATCCGGCGAGCGGGGCGCGGCCCTGGCCGGACGCCGCGCTCACCGACGGTGACGATGCCGTGCGCACGCCCCGATGGCTCGATGACGAGCCCGAACCGCCGGGTTGGCGAGACCGATTGATACCGGGCCGGTTCCGGGGCGCGCGCCTGGACGCCGGTCGGCGCGGCGTAGTGACCATGGCGGGTATCGCGCTACTCGCCGGACTGGTGACCGCGGTGCTGGTGCTGTGGGAACATCCTGTTGCGCAATCGGTCCCGCCGCTGCCCGCCGCGAATCCGGCGGCGCTGTCAGTGGATTCCCCACTGCCGGAAACCCCATCGACGACACCCGATTCGCCCCCGCCCCCGGCATCGCCCCCCGCATCGGCATCGGCCGAACTGGTGGTGAGCGTGGTGGGCCTGGTACACCGGGCCGGCCTCGTCCGTCTTCCGCCCGGGGCCCGGGTCGCCGACGCGATCGCGGCCGCAGGCGGTGCGTTCGACGGCGCCGATCTGGCGGGGCTCAACCTTGCCCAGCGGCTCGTCGACGGCGACCAGGTACGAGTCGGTGCGGGCGAACCCGGGTCACCGCCGGTCGGTAGCGCGACGGTCAGCGGCGGCGCGCGCGGACCGGCGTCTGCCGCGGAGCCGAACAGTGCGACACCCGCGGCCGGCATCCCGGTGGACCTGAACGCCGCCACCGAAGCCGATCTCGACGCATTGCCCGGGGTCGGGCCGGTCACCGCGAAAGCCATCGTCGCCTGGCGCGAAACGAACGGCCGGTTCACCGATGTGGAACAGCTCGCCGAAGTAGACGGTATCGGCCCCACCCGGTTGGCCCGGCTTCGCGCGCTGGTGACGGTGTGA
- a CDS encoding ComEC/Rec2 family competence protein: MLDARLLPAALTCWSVTILAVGAGWVAGVVVALALVVIAFAAWVLLWTGIAHRSERGRVVAVAVLGTAVIGSGFAVAGAWREHQVSVHPLRAVPAAATVSVVMEPVDDPKPVRSSGSGAGRLWVLRGELREFRYRDRSVRAGGAVVVLAAGPRWGALLPGRPIAFRARPAPPRQHDLTVVTLLPVGGPTSVGPLPWWQSAADSVRSDLSEASGAALAPDPAGLLPALVVGDTSALSDRLHRDFVAAGLQHLTVVSGANFTVVLTAVLSATRLLTLGPRSSLLCAAVALVSFVIIARPDPSVLRAAAMGSVTLLALLTGRRKQALPALCAAVIGLLAIRPALAVQAGFALSVLATGALLLLAPSWADYLRDRGWWRLPAELVAVAAAAFVVTAPITVALSGRLSGVAVVANILVAPVIAPITILGAVAAVAAPCWPPLAEMILHLAAPPLWWLLRVATEAAAVPGSVITVPGGSSGGLVAAVIVAAGVWALRWSGVRRIVFAAALGVLIVQFPLAVWLSG; encoded by the coding sequence GTGCTGGACGCCCGCTTGCTCCCGGCGGCCCTCACCTGCTGGTCGGTGACGATCCTGGCGGTGGGCGCGGGCTGGGTCGCCGGGGTCGTCGTCGCGCTCGCACTGGTGGTGATCGCGTTCGCGGCCTGGGTACTGCTGTGGACCGGAATCGCGCATCGCAGCGAGCGGGGCCGGGTCGTCGCCGTGGCGGTGCTGGGGACCGCGGTGATCGGATCGGGGTTCGCGGTGGCCGGCGCCTGGCGGGAACACCAGGTGAGCGTTCATCCGCTCCGCGCGGTGCCCGCCGCCGCGACGGTGTCGGTGGTGATGGAGCCGGTGGACGATCCGAAACCTGTGCGCAGCAGCGGTTCCGGTGCGGGCCGGCTCTGGGTGCTGCGCGGTGAGCTACGCGAATTCCGATACCGTGACCGGTCGGTGCGCGCAGGAGGCGCGGTCGTCGTCCTGGCCGCGGGGCCGCGCTGGGGTGCACTGCTGCCCGGCCGGCCGATCGCGTTCCGGGCCCGGCCCGCGCCACCGCGGCAGCACGATCTGACGGTGGTCACCCTGCTGCCGGTAGGGGGCCCGACGAGCGTGGGGCCGCTGCCGTGGTGGCAGTCCGCCGCGGATTCGGTGCGTTCCGACCTGTCCGAGGCGTCCGGCGCGGCACTGGCCCCCGATCCAGCGGGACTGCTGCCCGCACTGGTCGTCGGCGACACCTCGGCGCTCTCCGACCGGCTGCACCGGGATTTCGTCGCCGCCGGACTCCAGCATTTGACGGTCGTCAGCGGAGCGAATTTCACCGTCGTGCTCACCGCTGTTCTGTCGGCCACCCGGCTGCTCACCCTCGGCCCCCGGTCGTCCCTGCTCTGCGCCGCGGTCGCGCTGGTGTCGTTCGTGATCATCGCCCGGCCCGATCCGAGCGTGCTGCGTGCCGCCGCCATGGGATCGGTGACGCTGCTCGCCCTGCTCACCGGTCGTCGCAAACAAGCGCTACCCGCGCTGTGTGCCGCCGTCATCGGATTGCTGGCGATCCGGCCGGCGCTGGCGGTGCAGGCGGGATTCGCCCTATCGGTGCTGGCCACCGGTGCGCTGCTGCTCCTGGCCCCGAGCTGGGCCGACTATCTGCGCGACCGCGGCTGGTGGCGGCTGCCGGCCGAACTCGTCGCGGTGGCCGCGGCGGCATTCGTGGTCACCGCCCCGATCACCGTCGCCCTGTCCGGGCGGCTCAGCGGGGTCGCTGTCGTCGCGAACATCCTTGTGGCCCCGGTCATCGCCCCGATCACGATCCTCGGAGCCGTGGCCGCGGTGGCCGCGCCCTGCTGGCCCCCGCTCGCCGAAATGATCCTGCACCTCGCCGCCCCTCCGCTGTGGTGGCTGCTCCGGGTCGCCACCGAAGCCGCCGCGGTGCCCGGCTCGGTGATCACCGTCCCCGGTGGCTCATCCGGCGGGCTGGTCGCCGCCGTGATCGTCGCCGCCGGTGTCTGGGCGCTGCGGTGGTCAGGTGTCCGACGGATCGTTTTCGCGGCCGCCCTAGGTGTCCTGATCGTCCAATTCCCGCTCGCTGTCTGGCTTTCCGGCTGA
- a CDS encoding SRPBCC family protein yields the protein MGVHCVEETLTQLVPGAKADVRAFYQDVTQLGQVHPLIVRVDRLADTVDDGRCLSNYRVTDRMPFGPFSYRITYRVQSRTADDGSLIVDAYQFPRVHVHSEIQFAENDSGTVVTERLRLSAPRGLLGTVQRHGVAAHVTMLDNLRLLFDTAAAGEGR from the coding sequence GTGGGCGTCCACTGCGTCGAGGAGACTCTCACCCAGTTGGTGCCCGGCGCGAAGGCGGACGTCCGGGCCTTCTACCAGGATGTCACCCAACTGGGGCAGGTGCATCCGCTCATCGTCCGGGTCGACCGGCTGGCGGATACCGTTGACGACGGTCGGTGCCTCAGCAACTACCGGGTGACCGATCGGATGCCGTTCGGGCCGTTCTCGTACCGGATCACCTACCGGGTGCAGAGCCGGACGGCCGACGACGGAAGCCTCATCGTCGACGCCTACCAGTTCCCCCGGGTACACGTGCACAGCGAAATTCAGTTCGCCGAGAACGACTCGGGCACCGTGGTCACCGAACGATTGCGGCTGAGCGCGCCGCGGGGGCTGCTGGGGACCGTCCAGCGTCACGGCGTCGCCGCCCACGTCACCATGCTCGACAATCTCCGCCTTCTGTTCGACACCGCGGCCGCCGGCGAGGGCCGGTGA